The Desulfomonile tiedjei genome includes a region encoding these proteins:
- a CDS encoding ester cyclase, with protein sequence MDAKEVVRLGFERGCNQHDMEAALELISEDYMMHDSSQPDFPRGREAHKEACSAFMEAIRDSSCTIEDQIAEGDKVVTRFTFSGCQVKDLPDIPSKGGCFKVSGVAVSRVADGKIAEEWMYMDELGMRKQLGGS encoded by the coding sequence ATGGATGCCAAGGAAGTGGTTCGCCTAGGTTTTGAAAGAGGGTGCAACCAGCACGATATGGAAGCAGCACTTGAGTTAATCAGTGAAGACTATATGATGCACGATTCCTCGCAGCCGGACTTTCCCCGCGGCCGCGAGGCCCACAAAGAAGCGTGCAGCGCTTTTATGGAAGCAATACGAGACTCCTCCTGCACCATAGAAGATCAAATCGCGGAAGGTGATAAGGTCGTGACCCGTTTTACTTTCTCAGGCTGCCAGGTGAAGGACCTGCCGGACATCCCGTCCAAGGGCGGTTGCTTTAAGGTTAGCGGGGTTGCGGTCAGCCGGGTGGCTGACGGCAAGATCGCTGAGGAATGGATGTACATGGACGAGCTGGGCATGCGAAAGCAGCTCGGGGGCTCATAA
- a CDS encoding HigA family addiction module antidote protein, which translates to MKRLPPIHPGEILLEELMKPLELSQNALARHLGVDPRTVNQIVNGKRSITAMMALRLARYLRMTPGFWMNLQARYDLETAKDAAEAEIRRTVKPRPMKQRDAAA; encoded by the coding sequence ATGAAAAGGTTACCGCCGATTCATCCAGGTGAAATCCTCTTGGAAGAACTTATGAAGCCTTTGGAACTGAGCCAGAACGCGCTTGCGCGTCATCTTGGCGTTGATCCTAGGACGGTAAATCAGATCGTCAATGGGAAACGGTCGATCACAGCAATGATGGCGTTGCGCTTAGCGCGATATTTGCGGATGACTCCCGGTTTCTGGATGAACCTCCAGGCTCGGTACGATTTGGAGACAGCCAAAGATGCAGCAGAGGCGGAAATTCGCAGGACCGTTAAACCACGTCCAATGAAACAGCGTGACGCGGCTGCATGA